In Apostichopus japonicus isolate 1M-3 chromosome 3, ASM3797524v1, whole genome shotgun sequence, a single genomic region encodes these proteins:
- the LOC139965794 gene encoding pyruvate dehydrogenase phosphatase regulatory subunit, mitochondrial-like, with protein MYRSKVRQFVCGCGHRWGRMASVATRLYSGTSKSSTLPRETKVVVCGGGIAGLSVVYHLAKFGWRDIVLLEQGRLTSGTTWHAAGLIGQIRSSEVMTHMCLESVKLYESLEEETGMSTGLKVCGSLALAESKERMLDLQRKASRARAEGIECQFLSPSELEKMVPWIWTQDLQGALYIPGDCVANPTDTSMALAKGAKQNGVQIIEGVRVDSVETLRECVSQVRTNQGPVKCQYFINCGGMWAHELGMKCDPIVKIPLHPNEHQYLITKKMKEINTRGMPYIRDLDNDCYIRDWGEGFMVGGFAVKGKPVHTNGIPHPAEFASLPEDWDHFRPILDGFLKRVPAGDKAEVQQLFNGPESFTPDMAPLMGPASEVDNYWVMAGFNSAGIATCGGAGKVLAEWLMEGRPPFNTWPVDIRRFTKYQNNKKFLIDRVSETEGGHYKIAFPGAEYHTGRKLRCSPLYASHAAAGAVFGDRSGMETPKWFANMSDTEEYGFEAQTGTYGKPGWFDMVLSEYWACRETVCAMDMSFFTKFELKSEGSEALELLQKLCPNEMDMPVGHVVHTGMLNEWGGYENDCSVARLSPNYYFIICPSFQLARGYRWIERHLPSDGSVKFQNVTHLYGGLNVVGPRAREVLQKLTETSLKLSEFKPFMCTEIDLGYASKVRIISLTHTGEDGFVMYIRCEHALHVYDALKAAGRIYGIRDAGYNALRWLRLEKFYPYWGEDFVDDATPFEIGREHRVKFDKGVDFLGREALLRKREEGPRRHLAMFLVEDHDLDHDMWPWGGEAIYIDGKLTGYTTSTGYGPTLQKLVCLGWVTNRDQNSGEAREVTLDCIHHSKVEIEIAGRRFPAKGFLYPPAVPSRQISHV; from the exons ATGTATCGGTCAAAAGTCCGACAGTTTGTGTGTGGATGTGGCCATAGATGGGGAAGAATGGCATCTGTGGCTACAAGACTATACAGTGGAACCAGCAAGTCATCCACCCTACCAAGAGAAACCAAGGTTGTTGTTTGTGGTGGTGGAATAGCAGGACTTTCAGTTGTTTATCATCTAGCAAAGTTTGGTTGGAGGGACATTGTTCTTTTAGAACAAGGAAG GTTAACTAGTGGAACAACATGGCATGCAGCAGGGTTGATTGGACAAATCCGAAGTTCAGAAGTGATGACTCACATGTGTCTAGAGAGTGTAAAACTCTATGAATCTCTGGAAGAAGAAACCGGAATGAGTACAG GTTTAAAAGTCTGTGGATCTCTTGCATTAGCTGAGTCAAAAGAGAGGATGCTGGATTTACAAAGAAAGGCTAGTCGAGCAAG GGCTGAGGGAATTGAATGTCAATTTCTCTCTCCTTCGGAACTGGAGAAGATGGTCCCTTGGATCTGGACGCAAGATCTTCAGGGAGCTCTCTATATTCCTGGTGATTGTGTTGCCAACCCAACAGATACTTCTATGGCTTTAGCAAAAGGAGCAAAACAAAATG GCGTTCAGATCATTGAAGGTGTCCGTGTGGACAGTGTAGAGACCCTGCGAGAGTGTGTCAGCCAAGTCCGAACCAACCAGGGACCAgtcaaatgtcaatattttatcaactGTGGTGGAATG TGGGCGCATGAACTCGGAATGAAATGTGATCCAATTGTTAAGATACCTCTACATCCCAATGAACACCAGTATCTCATCACAAAGAAGATGAAGGAGATTAATACTAGAGGAATGCCAT ATATACGGGACCTAGACAACGACTGCTACATCCGTGACTGGGGCGAGGGGTTCATGGTTGGTGGTTTTGCAGTCAAGGGTAAACCAGTTCATACCAATGGTATACCACACCCAGCTGAGTTTGCATCGCTTCCAGAAGATTGGGATCACTTTA GACCAATTCTAGATGGGTTCTTGAAGAGGGTACCCGCAGGTGACAAGGCTGAGGTCCAACAACTGTTCAATGGTCCCGAGAGTTTTACCCCAGATATGGCACCCCTGATGGGCCCTGCATCAGAG GTTGATAATTATTGGGTGATGGCAGGCTTCAACTCTGCTGGTATCGCAACCTGTGGTGGAGCAGGGAAGGTCCTGGCAGAGTGGTTAATGGAGGGTAGGCCGCCTTTTAATACATGGCCTGTAGACATCAGACGCTTCACCAAATATCAGAATAACAAGAAGTTCCTGATTGACAGAGTCTCAGAAACAGAGG GTGGTCATTACAAAATAGCATTCCCTGGTGCTGAGTACCACACTGGTAGGAAGCTAAGATGTTCTCCTCTTTATGCAAGCCATGCTGCAGCTGGTGCTGTTTTTGGTGACAGAAGTGGGATGGAAACACCTAAATGGTTTGCTAATATGAGTGATACAG AGGAGTATGGCTTTGAAGCTCAGACTGGTACGTATGGAAAACCAGGCTGGTTTGATATGGTTCTGTCAGAATACTGGGCTTGTCGGGAAACAGTCTGTGCTATGGATATGTCTTTCTTTACAAAGTTTGAACTCAAG tCTGAAGGTTCCGAAGCTCTTGAACTTCTCCAAAAGTTGTGTCCTAACGAGATGGACATGCCAGTCGGTCATGTGGTCCACACAGGCATGCTGAATGAGTGGGGAGGTTATGAAAATGACTGCAGTGTTGCCAGACTTTCACCAAACTA ttatttcattatttgtcCAAGTTTCCAACTTGCCAGGGGTTACCGCTGGATTGAGAGACATCTTCCAAGCGATGGGTctgttaaatttcaaaatgtcacCCATTTGTACGGGGGACTCAATGTCGTCGGTCCCAGGGCAAGAGAAGTACTGCAGAAATTGACTGAAACATCCTTGAAGCTCTCAGAATTCAAACCATTCATGTGTACA GAAATTGATCTGGGCTATGCAAGTAAAGTACGTATCATCAGTTTAACACATACCGGAGAGGACGGATTCGTTATGTACATCAGGTGTGAG CATGCTCTTCACGTCTACGATGCCCTGAAGGCAGCAGGTAGAATCTATGGAATCAGAGATGCTGGTTATAACGCCCTCCGATGGCTCAGGCTGGAAAAATTCTATCCTTATTGGGGAGAGGACTTTGTGGATGATGCCACACCATTTGAAATCGGAAGGGAACATCGGGTCAAGTTTGATaag GGTGTGGACTTTCTCGGACGTGAAGCTTTACTGAGGAAACGAGAAGAGGGCCCTCGGAGGCATCTAGCCATGTTCCTGGTTGAGGACCATGATCTGGATCATGACATGTGGCCGTGGGGTGGAGAAGCCATCTATATTGATGGCAAGCTCACTGGCTACACTACCTCTACAGGGTATGGCCCAACACTCCAGAAACTCGTCTGTCTGGGATGGGTGACAAACAGGGATCAGAACTCAGGAGAAGCAAGAGAAGTCACACTTGACTGCATACATCACTCTAAAGTAGAGATTGAAATCGCCGGGAGAAGGTTTCCAGCCAAGGGATTCTTGTATCCTCCGGCTGTGCCTAGCAGACAAATTAGCCACGTTTGA